CCGACCCGGGCGACTCCGTCGGCCTCTACAAGCCCGCCGACGCCAAGCTGATGGCCGCCGGGCGGCCCACCCCGATGTTCCACGTGCCGGACGCCCCTGCCGACCGCGCGGTGTTCGCCGGAGAGGCCCGCGGGCTGTGGCTCTGGGCGATCGCCTGGCCCGAGCAGTCCGCCCTGGTGATGTACGACGAGCTGGTGCTCACCGACCTGCGCGAGGCCGGCGCCGAACTGGACCTGCTGCCCTGCGGGGCCCTCTCCCCCCGCCTGCTCGGCTGACCCCCGGCGCTCCCCGGCCGCCCGGCGTCCGCGCGCCCCGCGCGGCCTCCGCGGGCTCGCCCGGACGGCCTATCCTGGCGGCACCCACGAGCCTCCAGGAGCCCGATCCGTGCGCATCGACCTGCACGCCCACAGCAACGCGTCCGACGGCACCGACAGCCCCGCCGAGCTGGTCGCGGCGGCCGTCGCCGCAGGCCTCGACGTGGTGGCGCTCACCGACCACGACACCGTGGCCGGGCACGCCGAGGCCGCCGAGGCGGTGCACGCGCTGCCCGCCGGCACCCGGCTGACCGTCGTCCCGGGCGCGGAGCTGTCCTGCGTCGTGGACGGCGTCAGCATGCACCTGCTGGCGTACCTGTTCGACCCCGAGGAGCCGGAGTTCGCGCGCGAGCGGGAGTTGGTGCGCACCGACCGGTTCCGCCGCGGGCGGGCGATCGTCGAGCGCTGCCGGGAGCTCGGCGCGGACATCGACTGGGAGCAGGTGCAGCGGATCGCCGGCAACGGTTCGGTCGGGCGCCCGCACATCGCCAGCGCGCTGGTCGAGGCGGGCGTGGTGGCCACCGTCTCGGACGCCTTCACCCGCGAGTGGCTGGCCAACGGCGGCCGGGCGGACGTCCGCAAGCACGAGACCGACCCCTTCGAGGCGGTCCGGCTGGTCCGGGCGGCCGGCGGGGTGCCGGTCTTCGCCCACCCGGGCGCGGTCAAGCGCGGCCGGACCGTGCCGGAGCAGGTGATCGCCGAGCTCGCGGCGGCCGGGCTGGGCGGGCTGGAGGTCGACCACACCGACCACGACGAGGAGACCAGGGACCGGCTGCGCGGCCTGGCCGGGGAGCTCGGCCTGCTGGTCACCGGCTCCAGCGACTACCACGGCACCCGCAAGACCGTGCGGCTCGGCGAGCACACCACCGACCCGGAGGTGTACGAGGCGCTGCTGGCGCAGGCGACCGGCGGCAAGCCGATCGCCCGCTGAGCGGGCGTCAGTCCAGCCGGACGCCGCGCCGGTCCGGGTCGCGCAGATCGGTGCCCTGGTTCAGCCAGCGCTCCTGGAGCGCGGCGGCGCCGTGCACCCGCTTCCAGCCGGCCTCGTTGGGCGTCATCGGCAGCAGCGGCAGGAAGCGGACCGCTTCGGCCGGCTCGGCCAGCTCCAGGTCCTCGACCAGGCCGCCCGGCTCGGCGGCCAGCACCGAGGTGAACGGCGCGCCCTCCCAGAGCGGGGCGCCGAGGTCCAGCGAGCCGCCGGGGGCCACCACCAGGCCCTCGACCTGCGGTGTCGCGGCGAAGGTGGCCAGGCTGCGCAGCACGCTGTCGCGTCCGCCGCGGACGGTCAGCACCAGTTCGACGCGCGGGCCGCGCAGTTGGTCGGCGACCGGCGAGGTGGGGTCGGCCATCGGGGCGGCGGCCATGCCGAGCGTGGCGTAGCGCACCAGGCCCTCGGCGTCGGGGCCGAAGCGCAGCACCTCGATCCGGTCGGTGCCGAGGAAGGTGACCGCGGCCCGGCCGCTCGGCTCGCCGAAGGTGGAGATCAGCCGGGCCTCGACGGCGGCCAGCACCGCCTCCCGGGAGAGCTCCGGGGAGCTGCCGCCGTGGGGGTCGCCGAAGAGCGGGAAGTCGTGGGCCATGCCGGTGAGCGTAACCCGCGGGTACGGCCCGGTTGCGGTCGGGCCGAGCCGCTCCGGGCGCGCTGTCCGTAAAGCCTTCGGAAACCCCTGGGGGCTCCCGGTCGCCGACGGGCGGTCAGATGTTAGGGTGAGCGACTGGCCACCGGGATGCTTCCGTCTCGGGGCGGCGGCGCGA
The genomic region above belongs to Streptomyces sp. 1331.2 and contains:
- a CDS encoding PHP domain-containing protein, with translation MRIDLHAHSNASDGTDSPAELVAAAVAAGLDVVALTDHDTVAGHAEAAEAVHALPAGTRLTVVPGAELSCVVDGVSMHLLAYLFDPEEPEFARERELVRTDRFRRGRAIVERCRELGADIDWEQVQRIAGNGSVGRPHIASALVEAGVVATVSDAFTREWLANGGRADVRKHETDPFEAVRLVRAAGGVPVFAHPGAVKRGRTVPEQVIAELAAAGLGGLEVDHTDHDEETRDRLRGLAGELGLLVTGSSDYHGTRKTVRLGEHTTDPEVYEALLAQATGGKPIAR
- a CDS encoding suppressor of fused domain protein translates to MAHDFPLFGDPHGGSSPELSREAVLAAVEARLISTFGEPSGRAAVTFLGTDRIEVLRFGPDAEGLVRYATLGMAAAPMADPTSPVADQLRGPRVELVLTVRGGRDSVLRSLATFAATPQVEGLVVAPGGSLDLGAPLWEGAPFTSVLAAEPGGLVEDLELAEPAEAVRFLPLLPMTPNEAGWKRVHGAAALQERWLNQGTDLRDPDRRGVRLD